TTGTAGCTGATCTGACACTAACGTCATAAGTTTACGACGAGTTCTAAGTTCGAGATCCAATTGTAGCATTTCAactgaaaaataagtttttaaaTTATAAGTACGTACCTGCGTTTATCGTTAATGTTTTCGAATTTAATCCCCCTGTTGTAAGTGTGGATATGTGCTACCGACGACAGATTCACTATTCTACCCTCGATCCCGGTAGATTTTGCTGTCTTTTTTATCTTCTCCAGGAGAAGGTTTGTCAAGTAGAAATGACCTAGATACAacaatatatatacatccatgtCAAAATCGATAAACCAAGTACCGTCGTCGCcttcttaaataaaaatatatatgaagcTAGAGTGGAAATATAAGATTTAACCTAGATGATTTGTCGCAAATTGTATCTCGAATCCATCTTCGGATAGTCCATAGGGACAGAACATGATCCCAGCGTTATTTCTGAAAACAAGAAACATGTTTATTTTTCCTCGTCAAAATCAACAAATGACGTCAAACGATATACGTACATTAAGATGTTGAGAGGAAGGTTGAGGGCTATGAAATTTTGAGCAAAGGATTTGATTGATTTAAGAGAGGCGAGGTCGAGTTTCATGATGTGTATCTTGGCCTTTTCATTGTCTTGAAGAATCAGTTGTTTTGCTTCATTTGCTGCTTCCATGTTTCTTGCTCCAATTATTACACGCGCATTTCTTAGTGCTAGAACTCTTGCCGTCTCCAGCCCTATTCCACTTGCACCGCCTACCATACAAAATATCTAATATGAACACAGTTCGAAAAAACAGATGCAAGAATTTGAAACGTTTCTCAATATCAAATTTCATGTGCAAAATAAGACCGGTTCCACAATGAgcttattataaatatttcataAGAATTTACATATTTGATCAAACTATACCCTTTAAAACTTACCTTttaaatcatttgaacaaaTAAATTATAGGGGAAAATAATTGAGAGAGAGAGAAGAAACAAATCagattctatatatatataatctgaaaaataaaatttatcataattttgtctaaaaaaaaatttaacaaatgACACGGAAATTAACCAACTGGGCGTACAAAATTAGAAGCGTTTATGGAGCAAACTCTCTCATATGTATCCATCAAATATAAGTTGCGGCAAATAGGGGGAACTTGTCTCGTGGTCCAACTCCAACCATACAAATAAATGGTCGTGCATgtgattaataatttattttattgccTCCACGTACATCCCTTCAACTGCCACGAAGCTCTACGTACCTACAGTCTTAACTAGTTCTAATTACGTGCCtactttctttctttatttctttcttttttttacgACACATTTAATGGCAATCTTTCAAGTATATTAGGTAAATCATCGTATTAATATAGTAatctataaattatattaatttaaaaaatcgtATTGAGAAACTCTTGTGAAACATAttccttcaaaaaaatattgataaaatatcaaaatcaagattgttaTTTTTGTAGTACCTATATTTCAACCTATTGACCCGaaagagagtgtgtgtgtgtgtatatatatatatatagttacgTAATTGAAGAATGAGGGATGAAAAGAAACggtttcaactaaaatattaaatgaaatcAAAGGGCGTACCAAAGAAATTAAATATAACAATTCTCAAGCATTTATACGACAAAGTAACTTGAAATTTTCTTCTTCTACGTACCGGATTAAaagaaataagaaaaaaaaattcaagcaaATTAACCAAATAATTAGAGTcgaataagaaaataaaaaattggctATATGTGATCGATCGCGAGATTGAAAAAGTTGTGTTGTAGTTAAAGTTCTGTAAAGTTCCACTTTTTCGGATCCTTGAAACCAGACCCGAACTCGTGCATGTTCCTATTTTATAAATACAAACTGAAAATGATTTTGCTATAATTCCATGTACGtagaagatatatatatatcttggttCGTAGTTAATTACATTGCTCGAGTaaataaatgataataataataaaaaaatcaaccGAACCTGTAATTATGGCAGTAAGCTTTGAGGCATCGATTCCTTGAGTAACCTGCTCAGCAGTTGAAGCTGATCCGAAACCGCTGGGCCCTGGAATTCCCGTGATCAACCTAAACattttcttgagaaattttATCACGGCTCGATCGATAGTACGCAGGAAAATCAGAAGGAGATATACGTACGTGGAGAGATGTATATTTCAACTTGGGAAGAAAATGTGAAACAAAGGGTCAGATTTATAGAGGCTAGAGGAGAGCAGCAACAATGAATGAGATGGTTGAATCAAGAAGAACAAGTAGTAGTGGTGAAGGAAATAGTGGGGGAGTTATTTGGGATGTAGACCAGGTATGGGTAAGAAATTGGATTAGCACAGAATCAGCAACGCAGGTATTTAATGAGGTAAATGGTTTCAGCCACCCACTCATCAACCAATCTTTGGTTCACGGGAATTTCCTATTTACTTGTACACACGCGGCTTTGGTTGAAGGAGTCAACTTGatattaaattgttgaaaaGGGTCAAACTTGCATTCAGTGATCATTAAGATGAtctttgagaaaaaaaaaatttgtgtttgtGGCGTGGGGGTTGAAGCTTTTCTAACAATTTTATTATCACTATTATAATTTTTACTGCTGACAGCAAAAACTataattattactttttttataaaaaaaaaaaaacaatagctCGTGAGAACCATGATTTTTGGATTTTTGGGTATgtagttatttatttaaatatatgcaTTTATAATGtatatgaatttatttttgagttatggtattattgtaaaaataatacatccgaaaataataaataatacatgatatttgaAATTTCAAGTCAA
This is a stretch of genomic DNA from Primulina eburnea isolate SZY01 chromosome 11, ASM2296580v1, whole genome shotgun sequence. It encodes these proteins:
- the LOC140805161 gene encoding short-chain dehydrogenase TIC 32 B, chloroplastic-like codes for the protein MFRLITGIPGPSGFGSASTAEQVTQGIDASKLTAIITGGASGIGLETARVLALRNARVIIGARNMEAANEAKQLILQDNEKAKIHIMKLDLASLKSIKSFAQNFIALNLPLNILINNAGIMFCPYGLSEDGFEIQFATNHLGHFYLTNLLLEKIKKTAKSTGIEGRIVNLSSVAHIHTYNRGIKFENINDKRSYCDKRAYGQSKLANILHASELSRRLQAEGASVTVNSVHPGLIMTNLFKYSGVFMKILKFFTCILWKNVPQGAATTCYAALHPSMEGVTGKYLADCNEFKPSTYARDEILAERLWDFSNKIINAAQN